The Mesobacillus boroniphilus region GCCAACCGGACCAACAGGGCCGACAGGACCAACCGGACCAACAGGACCAACGGGGCCAACCGGACCGACGGGACCAACAGGACCAACGGGGCCAATTGGGCCAACGGGACCAACTGGAATATGTGAATGTGACGAACTTGAATGTACTTGTACAGAACAAATCAGGAACGTTCTGTTGCAAATTGCTGGTGCGACAGGATCAGTTAACGTTCAAATAAATACTGAAAACGGTGGTACCGTGACAGGATCAATAACGAATGTATCGCAGGTTGGAGAAGGAATAGTTACACTTAATGATGGAACTATAATAAGTATTTGTAAGATAGCCTGGATTAGAACCCCTAATACTAATTTTGAAACATTAGGAATTGTACCGCTGGTTTTACCTGAACCACCTGAGGTAAGCTGTGAAGATGATTGTGAGCAGGAAATAAGAAATGCTTTAATGATTGGCACAGTTTACAACATATCTGCAGGCGGAAATGCAACCGGTAATAGACGAATAAACTTTAAAGCGGTCGGTATAGTCTTCATAGGACAACAAACAGGAAGTAATATTACAACAGATACAGCTGTTTCAACATGTGATATTGAATTTGCTGATCCACAATAAAGATAAATAAGAAAAACTCAACTATTATAGCCCTTCTATTACCCTTGCCTGGTATTTGAAGGGTTTTTTCTTTTGCAGTAACTGGTGAAAAATCAAAATAATAAGATCTTACGAAAAATACCTGTTTCCAGGAATTCCTTATCAAATCGCACTAATCAATTTTAATTTCATATTATAGGATCATGGTATCTTGAAATTAAACTATTTGCGGGTGAAAAGATGATACAAAAGCTCAGAAATTTTGAATTTGAAAAACGTCTGAACCTTCTTCCATTAGCAAAAAAACAACTATTAACCAAATCTAGTAGAAGAATGGAAAGACTTCACATTGTCTATGCTATGACCCATGTCGGCATTTCCGGCGGGGTGAAGGTCATATTAGAGCATGCAAACAGGCTGAAAAAAGCAGGTGCGAGGGTAACGCTGGTATCTCATTTTCAGAAGCCGTCCTGGTTTCCGATTGAAGCGGAATATATCCAGGTTCCATTTGAACTTGACCTGGCAAAAGGGATTCCAAATTGCGATGTGATTGTCGCTACTTATTGGGATCATATTCAGGCGTGCATTGAAACGGGGATTGCTCCTGTTGTTTATTTTGAACAGGGTGATTTTCATCTATTTGACTATGATTCAATGAACAGTATTTTGAAAAAATTCATTCAGAAACAACTTGAAATCCCTCCTTTTATCTTCACTGTGTCCAATCAGGCATCAAAGCAGATTGCTAGCATCTATGGAAGGGAAGCGAAGGTTATTCCCAATGCGGTAGATGAAGATATTTTTACAACAATGAAAGCTGAAAAAGAGAGCGCAGAAAAGCCTTACCTGCTGATGGTAGGGGCCGAGTCTGCGAAATTCAAGGGAATCGCTGATATCATAACTGCCTATGAAAAAGTAAAAAAAGAATTTGATGTCGATTTATACTGGATTACCCCTGAACAGCCTTCTGAGGAAATGAAAAGGAGGGTGAACAAGGTTTTTGTCGGTCCCACTCAACAAAAAATCAGCAGCTTATACAGAGGGGCTTCTTTGTATATTTGCGGGTCAACCTACGAAAGCTTTTCCCTTCCGGCCCTAGAGGCTATGGCCTGCGGATGCCCCGTTGTTACGACAAATAACCTTGGAGTACTTGAATATGCTGTCGACCAGGAGAATGCTTTAATCTGCCAGAAGACTGACCCTGTTGATATGGCAGAGAAAATAGCCTGTGTATTATCAAGTAAAGAGTTACAAAAAAAATTAACGGCCAATGGTCTCATAACAGTTGAAAACTATAAATGGAATACAATAATCGAGGAACTGCTGGATTTTTATAAAAAAGTGGCTTCGCATAAAGTAAAGGGGCAGAATCAGCTCAACGAATGGGAAATCGCTGTAAAATCAGAGCATTTTCTGGCAAAAGAAGATTTAGCGAAACTGAAAAACTTTTTGTGTGTCACCAGCGCGGATATTGTGAAAGCTCCTGTGGTTTACGCTGTTGAAAAAGCACCGCCAGTAGCCAGGTGGGAAGTCGTTGCTTGTCGCAAACACGTGGATGAGGGAAAAACGGAGCATTGCTTCACCCCATTACTGCCGTTCAACAAGCTGCAACTGTTCAATTATCCTGGATACAAGTCATTTTTAATAAAAGAATACGAGGATGCATTGGCTGAATTTCAATTTCTGTATGATCGAGAAGAAAATGAAAAGGAAAAAGCCGCAATTGGCCGGTGGATCGTTCTGAGTCTTTTGAGACTTCAAAGGAAAGAGCAGGCAAAGAAGAGATTAAAGGAGTATATCAAACAATTCACTAATCATGCCGATTTTTATTTGCTGAAAGCTCATCTTGATGAAGATGCGAAGGAAAAAGCCAGTTCAATTGAAACAGTCAGGCTTTTGGGTGATGCCGCGTCACTCCCTGAATTTTTCTATAAAGTGAATCATGAAATTTGAGCTGAAAACCAACCTGGGGCCATGTTGGAAAAGTAAACAAACACTTCTTGCGTATTTTTGAATATACCTAAAATGACTGAAAGAAATTTGAAGGTAAAAAGGAGTTTTTCAATTGACCTATTCATTTTCGCCGGAACAATGGGAGTACTTATTCAGGCTTGGCTATCCGGGTCCCTGGGATAAGGAGTCAATGGCCTCGGAGGCTATTTACAGAGGCGGAGAGGCAATTGTTAAAAGCAAACTACTAAAAAATCAATATCTTCCTTATAATCTTGAAGACATCATCGAGGAAGGCATGAAGAGCCTTTTGAATGATATAATCTGCCTGCAAACAGCAAGCGAAGTAGAAATGCAGCTGTTAGAGGCTTTGCGAGAAAAGAAGGGGTTCAGTGTAATAAGGATTGGTGATGGCGAAATACTGGCTTTATCACACGATATCCTGGTTACTTCAGAAGAAATTAATAAAAATAGACGGCTTAAGGGTATGGGGGGATTTAAGGTCCCGAACCATGAAAAAAGAGATTTATTGGCTAAGAATCTGCTAGAGGCTGATATTGTTGGCATTCCAGAAGCGAGATATCCAGTCTATCAGAGGATGTTCAATCAAGTCGCTAAGGAATATGGGCTGCCATTGCAGTCTATGAAATTGGCTGCTTCACTGATCAATTACCAGATTAACCAGGAAACAGCTTTTTATCATCATGTTTTAAAGAATTATCGAGTCCTGCTGATTGGAAATCGTTCGGCTGATGGAGAGGAATTTTTCATCAAAAAGGGCTATAACTCCATTGCAGGCACCATAAAGGTCCCAGGATTTGATTCGATTGAAAAAGTGATGGAAGAAGCCGATCGATATGAGTATGACATTGCCTTCGTTTCGGCGGGGGTAGCCGCCAACATCATCTGTGTGGAAATAGCCAGGAGGGATAAGGTGGCAATTGATTTTGGGCACTTGCTTGATTGGTATCTGTCAGGCCGCAGGGTGATCAGGACCGAATGAGGAGGCCGATCATCTCTTTTTCAATCACATAACTGGGGTGTTTTTATGATTAGCGTCATTTTGCCAGTGTACAACGGGGGGGATTTCCTTAAGGAAACCATCAGCAGCATCTTGAATCAGACATATAAAAATCTGGAGCTCATCATTGTGAATGATGGTTCAACAGATAACAGTGAAGAGGTAGTGCTGACGTTTACTGATGAAAGAATAAAATATTTTAAACAAGAGAACAAGGGAGTGGCGGAGGCTTTTAACAAGGGATTATCTGAGGCGACAGGAGATTATATCACCTTCCATGGAGCCGACGATCTCTCCCTTATAAACCGTTTTGAACGGATGCTCCAGATTCTTCAGCGCGGCGGGATTGGAGTTGTGCATTCTGATATGCTCCTGATTACAGCAGGGGGCTCACCGATGGGCTACTGGCAATCAGGGAATGTGCTGCCTGAAGGCCTGTATTCTTTTTTCCTGAATGTAGGAACTCCATTCAATAACCCAACAATGATTTTTAAAAGAGATGTGCTCAAAAGCGAAGTAAAATATGATCCTACTATTAAAGTTGGGTCCGATACGGATTTTATCCTGAAGGCTTTAAAGAGTGACTGCCTGTCCTATCATATTCCAGAGCCTTTGTATCTTTACAGGAGGCATCAGACAAATGTGACGAACCAGAAAAATCCGGCTGTACTGGCTCGGCATGTGAAACTGAATCTTTCCGATCATGACCTGAAGAATATTCACGAAGCAAATGGCGGTCCTGATGGTACGGATCACAATCTTTTTGCTGCTAAATTAATTGCCGGGCTCGCATTATCCAGGAGATGGATGATGAATGAAGCATTTATCCTCTTTAATGATGCCATTCCCTTAATCAAGAGTGACCGTGACCGTATTTTTTTTGAAGGGATGAAAGGGTTGATTGAAAAAGACTATCCGCGTGCGGTTAAGCACTTCACCAAGATCGAGAACAGGACCCATCTTGAGGAAAATTATTTAGGTGAAGCCTTGATGTTTTTAAAGAAATATAACGAGGCGTACTTCCATTTCATTAAAGCATTGGAACTGTGTCCGGATTATCATTCTCCTGTTCAGAACCTCAAAGCAATCGGCACTTTAAGAGGGCTTAATGTCATTGATAAACATATAAATAAGTATAAATAGACCCCCGGATTTAGGGGGTTCTTCTATTCAGATACCCGGGTTTTACAGAACACGAAGGAGTGGAATCCATTGAAGGAGAAACTGAAAATTTTACTGCTGGTCAAGCCGTTCTGGATTAAGTTTCCGAAGCATAAGCCAAAGTATGAAACGATTGCTGCCCTGGAGAACGATGCTGAGGTCAGGTACTGGCATAAAGACGGAAACATAAAGGATATCTTGCGAAGAATCGATTTTAAACCAGATTTCATTCTTCAGTATGATGTGGCGTGGGGATATGCTTTTTCACCGATCATCAGCGGCCTGGGGCAAATCGACATCCCTAAAGGGTCAATTGTAATCGACGTCCATTACTTTCCCTATGTAAGAAGGCAATATTTTGAAGACACCAATATGGATATGATTTTTTCCCTCACAAAGTCGCCCTTTTTGAAAACATTTCCCGAATATAAGGAGAAGTTCAGATGGTGGCCGTTTTCTATTAATCCAACTATTTTTAAAGATTGGCAGCTGGAAAAAGACATCGATTACTTACTGATGGGCCAGGTATATGACCACGACGGACAGAACAACACAAATACCCCAAAAGGGAGATACCCTTTCAGGGAGGAAGTTTTAAAGAAAATGAAGGAAGTAGATGGCTTTGTCCATCACGCACATCCAGGGCATGATGCCCCTGAAGCTGCGATCCTGAATGAAAAGTATGCCCGTGAATTAAACCGGTCTAAAATTTTCTTCACCTGTGGGGGGCAGTATAAATACCCTGTTCTGAAATATTTTGAAGCCCTGGCATGCAGGACCCTGCTGCTTGCCGAGCCGGTACAGGATATACTGGATCTCGGTTTTAAAGAAGGCCAGCATTTCGTGGCATGCGATCTTTCAAACTTTCAGGAAAAAGCGCAATATTATCGAGACCATGAAAAAGAACGGCAGCTCATAGCTGATAATGGATATAGGTTTATCCATGAAAACCATACGAATGAAGCCAGAGCCAAGCAAATGGTTCAATATATTCAGGAGTATTTAGATGGGCAGAAAAAATGAATCTGTGAGATAGCTAAAAAGATGAGATATCGAGATCTCGTCTTTTTTTTATGTAAGTTTTGGAAGAAAGGAGGGGGGATACCACTCATGGCTAATCGGTTTACTATAAACTGCCGGTGTCAACCTATTTCCATTCATGCACATTTTAATTGAGTGGTATAAAGGTCCAAGCGCTTGTCCGGACTGTCACATACTCTAATATATGTCTTTTTATCTACTGGAATAGGAAAAAGCTACAGAAAGGAAGGATACCTGTGGATGCACGCGGTTTTTATGAAATGTTAATAAAGAAGTTTCCCATGGGAGAACTGGGAAAAGGGCTGGAGCCTACTTTTCCGGGTAAGTCATATCAGCCAATGACTTATGGTTTGCTGCTTTCCTCTGAAATAATATATTATAGGTTATTTCGCGATCAAAACACTCTTGATAGAATCCAGGAGCTAGTTAACTGGCTGATTGAGAACAAGGATTTAGATAAGGACGGCATTCCGGGATGGGGTCTGCCTCATGAATGGGATGCATATCAGAACGGTTCCGTTAATCCGCCTAATCACCCCTACACTATTACAACATCCATCGTGATGAATGGTTTACTGGATGTTTTATCAATGCTTGAATTGGTGTCTTTTAAGGAGAGAGCAATCATTCAAGGCATATTGGCTAAAACTGCCCTTCATTGGTGCCAGAATGTGTGGACCTCAAATGCTAAAGGGGGCTATTTCTGGTACAGTCTCAGTAAAACTGATTCTAACTTTACCGTGAATGTTTCTGCGATGTTTCTTGGAACATTATCGAGACTATTGGCAGAACACGGCTGTATATTCACTGAGCAGAAATACAGCTTTGTAAAAGGTCGGATCAACTCTGCCGCTAATTCTGTTATTTCAAACGTGAAATTATCTAAAGGGATGCCTGAATGGTACTATACGATCTACGAAGATCCTGCAAAAAAAAGCAAATTAAATGATGTAATACACCATGGATATATTCTATGGGGGATGGAGCTTTACAGGAAGTATGGAGGGTTACATCCAGTGCCGTGGACGATTGAGCAGGCTGTTAAATCCATTGATCGTTTTATTGTTAATGATAAGGTATATAGATTTACTGAACTTAATAAAGGGCCTGCCCGACTGTGGGGAGCTGGAATGGCTTTAGCCTTTTACTCCAGTTACGATGAGCAGGAAAAGGTAAAACATCTGATAGGGATTATCGATGAACAATATGGACCATTTCCTGACCTACTTTATTATCCTTCGGTTTCTAGTAAAAACAAAAACTTTTATCCTCGCTTTGCGGCGCATGTTCTATGGGGGTTGTCACTCAGTTTAGGATAGAAACAAATAAACCTATATAACCAATGTTATATAGGTTTATTTGATTTAACTTCTTTTAAAACTCTTTCAAGATAAGCTATTACGCCATCTCTCAGGTCTTCACGCTGAAGGGCAAAATCAATTGTTGTCTGGACAAAGCCCATTTTTTCGCCAACGTCATATCTTTTGCCTTCGAATTCGTATGCGAATACTCTTTGGATCTGATTCAATTGCTGAATGGAATCTGTTAATTGTACTTCGCCTCCTGCACCCACTTGCTGCAAATCAAGGAACTTGAATATTTCAGGATTCAAGATATAACGGCCGATGATGGCGAGATTTGAGGGAGCGGTGCCTGACGGCGGCTTCTCGACAAAGTTTTGAACATGATATCTCCGTCCATCCTGTGCGGAAGGGTCAATGATGCCATACCGGTGGGTCTCCTCAACCGGCACTCGCTGAACACCGATGATACTTGAGTGTGTCTCTTCATATTGGGTGATCAGCTGCTTTAAGCAGGGAGTTTCGCTTTGAACGATATCATCTCCGAGCAGAACGGCAAACGGTTCATCTCCGATAAAATTCCTGGCGCACCATACGGCATGTCCTAAACCCTTTGGTTCTTTCTGGCGGATGTAATGGATATCAGCCAGTTTAGAGGGGTGCTGAACCCGCTCGAGTAATTCGAGCTTTCCCTTTTCGAGAAGATTGCGTTCAAGCTCATGTGCAATATCAAAATGGTCTTCAATGGCTCTTTTGCCTTTCCCGGTTACAATGATAATATCCTCAATTCCCGATGCTACTGCTTCTTCTACAATATATTCAATGGTCGGTTTATCGACGATCGGAAGCATTTCCTTTGGCATGGCTTTAGTAGCCGGCAGGAACCGGGTACCTAAGCCTGCAGCAGGAATGATGGCTTTGCGTACTTTTTTCACTAGCCTTCCTCCAATAATTAGTTGGTTTGTACATTATACTTATGAATGGTCTTGCATATGATTGGGATGACAAGAATCGGTGACTGCACAATGGCTGGAAAGAAGCTTAGGGAAAAGAGAGTGGTTTGGGATCAACTGATAATCTCCTTTAAAGCATCACAAATTTTCCGGATTTGATTCTTAGTTAACTCTGCGTACATCGGCAGAGATAAAAGGTTATCGGCATACTCTTCGCTGAGTGGAAATGTCCGTGCAGGAATTCCAAGGTCTCTGTAGGCTTCGGTGAGATGGATTGGCGCCGGATAATGGATACCAGTTTGGATGCCTCTGTCGAGCAGCTTCTTTTGGACATCTTCCCGATCCTTGATGCGGATGACAAACAGGTGGTACACATGCCTGACATCTTCTTTTTCAACCGGAAGAATGATATTTGTATCTTTCAGCATCTCCCTGTAGAGAGAAGCGTTTTTCCTTCTTGCTTCAGTCCACTGTTCGATATAGTTCATTTTAACATTCAGGATGGCAGCCTGGATTCCATCCAACCTGCTGTTATAACCGGCAATTTCATGGATGTATTTCACTTTGCTGCCATGCTGACTCAAGAGCCGTACGAGGCCAGCAAGTTCCTTGTCATTCGTCACCACCGCACCGCCATCACCATATGCCCCTAAATTCTTGCCCGGGTAAAAGCTGAAGCATGCGGCATCACCGATCGACCCAACCCGCCTTCCTTTATATTCAGCGCCATGTGCCTGGGCTGCATCTTCAATCACTTTAAGTCCATGCCGGGCAGCGATTTCCAGGATTGGATCCATATCTGCAGGCTGTCCATATAAATGGACTGCCATAATCGCTTTCGTTTTTTCGGTAATCCTGGAAGGGATTTCTTCTGTATTGATCGTATACGTCTCTTTATCATGATCGACGAATACAGGCCTTGCCCCTGTGGCTGTAATCGCTTCTGAAGAGGCAATGAAAGTATTGGCAGGGACAATTACCTCGTCCCCATGTCCGATGCCCATTGCCTTTAAGGTAAGCCACAAAGCGTCCGTCCCATTGCCGACACCAATACAATAAGACGCATGGCAATAATCAGCGAAGTTTTTTTCGAAAGTTGCGACCTCTTTGCCTCCTACAAAGGCACAATCCTCGAAAATTTTTGCGACGGCTTCCTTCACTTCACTTTCAATGCTTTTATACTGGGCCTTTAAATCTAAAAATGGGATCATCATGCTTGGTTTCTCCTTAATAAAAGATCACTTTCCTCGAGTACTTTTACAACATTCAAACCTTTATTGCCGCTGCTCAAAGGCTCTTTGTTGTTCAGGACGCAATCTGTGAAATGGGAAAGTTCAACACTCAATGCTTCTTTTAAAATAAGCTCGGGAAAATACTCTTTTCCATTCTCATACTGGTAGGAAATTTCACTTTTTGAGAAGTCAACATGCTTATGAAATACCTTTATTTTTTTCTCTGGCTCCATGTCGTCGTAAATCATCATGCCTTTTGTTCCGACAATTGCCATTTTCCGGACCTTTTCCGGGTATAGCCAGCTGTTCATAATATAGACTTTCTCTCCGGTTGAATAGGTTAAGTTGAGAAAAGCGGTATCTTCAAGCTGTGGATTGATATCTCGATGCCCATATGCTTTGATCTTGGTGATCTGGCTGCCAATCAGATAGTCGGCAATCGATAAGTCATGGGGAGCCAAGTCCCATAAGACATTGATATCCTTTTGGTATAAACCTAAATTCAGGCGCTGGGATGTGATATACCGAATGGTCCCTAATTCACCTGAATCAATAATTTCCTTCATTTTCCTTACTGCGCCTGTGTATACAAAGGTATGCCCGACCATTAGTGTAAGGTTCATGGAGTCTGCAAGTTTACAAAGTTCCTTTGAAGTTTGAACAGAGTCGGTGAGAGGTTTTTCAACAAAGACATGCTTGCCGTTTGTGAGGGCTTCTTTTGCAAATCGATAATGAGTATTCACCGGGGTCACAATCAGTACGATGTCTATTGCGCGGTCCGTGATGATATCCAGATAGTTTGTGGTGGTTTTAATATAAGGGTATAAGGCTTTTTGTTTTGCCAGCTGTTCAGTATTCAAATCTGCAACATAGATTAACTCAACTCCAGGCAGGGCATCCAGATTTCGGATAATATTTGGTCCCCAATAACCGCAGCCTATGACTCCTGCTTTTAACATAGATTGATCCCTCCTAAAAAATTCTCCTGCAGCGGGAGAGGAGACATTATTCCTGGATGTATCGAATGACCTTAGCCGGGTTTCCGGCAACGATCGAGAATTCCGGGACATTCCTGGTGACAACACTGCCAGCACCGACTATGGCGCCTTTACCGATCGTGAGTCCAGGCAGGATGGTACTGCCGGACCCGATGGATGCCCGTTCTTCTACAATCGTTTCCAGGAGGGTCCATTCGCCATCATTTTGCAAGGTGCCATCCGGATTGGTGGAGCGGGGGAACATATCATTCGTGAACATCACCCCATGGCCGATAAAAACTCCATCTGCTATATGCACTCCTTCACATAAAAAAGAGTGGCTTGAGATTTTGCAATTTTTCCCGATTTTAACTCCTTTTTGGATCTCAACGAATGTGCCAACCTTTGTTCCGTCTCCTATTTCACACCCATAGGCATTTACAAAATCATAAATCCTGACGTTCTCACCTAGCTTTACATTGTTTAAATTGCTTTTATTATTCATATAACACACCCATATCTATCATTTTTATAGATGCTATGGTATAGAGGGTCACCGATTCATAATCAGTCTCTTTATGGTATATGTCGTGAAAATGGAAGTGTATGGGGGAGAGCCTACAGATGTGAAAAATCCGCTGGCAAATGAATGATTGTGCGGATTTTTCTCGGGCCTTGATCATCCACGAAGATTCGCCAGATATTCTTCTACATATTTGATAAATTGCTGAGCCCTTACATCGTTTGTATGGTAGGTATGGATGAACTCGTAGCCTGTATCCGTTATTCGTGTTCTTTCTTTCTCGTTTTCCAGGTAATACATCGCTTTTTCATAAAAATTGGATTCATTACAGGCGACAAAGTTTTCACCATCTACGAATCCCAATTCTGTAAGATCTGGAACAGGCTTTGCCAGGAGCAGCGTTCGGCATGCAGGAGCTTCAAAGTATTTCAGTACTGGATATTGAAACTTGGACCCGCAAGTAAAGAACATTTTTGCCCGATTTAGTTCCTTCGCATATTTTTCATTAAGATAGTTTTTTGAAGTATTCTTTGCGTAGTGTCCAGGATGATGATGAAATAAAAAGCCTTCCTCTTTCCTCATCCGCACTAAAACTTCCTCTCTGAATGGGTACTTTCCCTGTGGAGTACCAGTCACATTCCTGCTCTTTCGTTCCCTGTCAAATACTTGCCCCATCAGCAGGAAATTAATATTCTTCTCAATCTGCCAATCTTTAAAAACCTCAGGATTGATGGCAAAGGGGAACCAGCGCAACTGATCCTTGTATTGAGGGAAAGTTTTTAGGAACGGTGACTTTGTTACAGAAAAGATTAAATCGATTTTATTTCTACTAAAAAATTTTCTTCGTTCGGCGGGGCTGTAGTGGATATCAATTACGATACATCCTTTTGGAATTTTGGTCCTCCCTAATCCCTTTATCCTCGGGGCCAGGGGGCTGTTCCAGGCATGATCATAATGCAGAATGAAATCTGGGGTGAAATTCAATGCAACTAAAATATCATTGATGTGGCCATCTTTATGCCAATACCGCACGTCGGCAAATTTTTCGATTGCTTTGATTGTGTCGAACTTTGGTTGATGCTTTGGTGCAGATTTGTTGAAAGACTTGATCAAAACAAGAATCTTAAGTTTTTCTTTTTCTTCCATGAAAAACACCTCCATATCGGTGTAAAGACTTGTTTATTTTAGCTTATTCACCCTGTTTCCCGATGCTTGGTCAATTGTCATAATTGAACGGCGGAATGGTCATTTTATTTACACAAACAAACTGCCACTACATAAAATAACGGAGAGTAATTGCCAGAAGCTTTCCATGATTTCGGGGGATTTCAGCTAAAAAGGCCAGAAAGGGTGTTAATATGAAAAATGTGACAGTTGTTGGTTTAGGAAAGATTGGCTTGCCCTTAGCCGCAATTTTTGCGAATTGCGGACATTTACATGTGTACGGAGCAGATATCAATCAAACTGTGGTGGACAAAGTGAACCAGGGGATTTCCCATGTGGATAACGAGCCGGGACTTGATGAGCTGATTGCAAAAGCTTATGAGTCCAAAACCCTGGAAGCAACAGTAAATACGTCAGAAGCGGTAAGTAAATCTGAAGTAGTAGTGGTGATTGTGCCGGTATTAACAAAGGAAAACGGCGCAACAAACTATCAATATATCGATTCTGCTGTAGAGGATATAGCCAGAGGGATTAAAAAAGGAACGCTTGTAAGCTTTGAAACAACTTTGCCTGCCGGTGATACGAGAAACAGGTTCGGCCGGACGATCGAAAAGATTTCAGGATTGAAGATGGGGGTCGATTTTTTCTTATCCTACAGTCCTGAACGTGTGTACTCCAACCGGATCATCAAGGACTTGTCTGCCTATCCGAAGGTAGTGAGCGGATTGAACCCCAAAAGCCTGGAGTTAGCGGCTGATTTTTATCAAAAAGGGTTAAATTGCGACATTTTACCGGTCAGCAGCCTGGAGGCAGCCGAATTTACCAAGGTTGCCGAATGCGTATATCGTGATGTGAACATCGCGCTTGCCAATGAACTTGCTATGTATGCAAGCAAGCTGGATATTGACATTATGGAAGTCATAAAAGCAGCAAATAGCGAACCATATTCGAATATTCACCTGCCGGGTGTTGGCGTAGGGGGCCACTGCATCCCTGTATATCCATATTTCTTTATCAATAACGGCCTGGATGAGGGCTTGACCACTTTATCAAGAAGGATTAATGATGATATGGCCAAGTACGCAGTGGGGATGGCAGAAAAAAATCTAGGTTCATTAAGGAATAAAAGGGTCTTAATCTTGGGCTTGTCATTCCGGGGAAATGTGAAGGAGCCAACAAAATCATCCACATTGCTTCTGATTGATGAATTGAAGGAAAAGGGAGCAGCAGTATATGTCGATGATCCTTTATTTGAGGCAGGGGAGATTTCAAAATATGGTGTTGTTCCATTTTCAAAACAGCATGCGGAAGAAATCGAACTGATCATCCTCCAGGCTTACCATGATGAATATAAGAACATGGACTTTTCAGCATACAAAAACTGCAGCCTGGTTTTGGACGGAAGGAATGTGCTGGATAAAGAGGCAATTATAAAGCAGGGCATACACTATGTTGGAATTGGGGTGAAATAGCCGGCAATCAAATAAAATGGCAACAGGAAAGAGGAAATCATCTGGATTCCCTCTTATTTTTTGCTGTTATTTTTCATGAAATCATTAAAAAATTTCTCATTGAACAAGACCTGCTTGTCATCTGGCCGGTATTTTTTGGCGTTCTGATTGTGTTCAATCGATTTTTCTACATTGCCCAGTTCCCA contains the following coding sequences:
- a CDS encoding Gfo/Idh/MocA family protein; translation: MLKAGVIGCGYWGPNIIRNLDALPGVELIYVADLNTEQLAKQKALYPYIKTTTNYLDIITDRAIDIVLIVTPVNTHYRFAKEALTNGKHVFVEKPLTDSVQTSKELCKLADSMNLTLMVGHTFVYTGAVRKMKEIIDSGELGTIRYITSQRLNLGLYQKDINVLWDLAPHDLSIADYLIGSQITKIKAYGHRDINPQLEDTAFLNLTYSTGEKVYIMNSWLYPEKVRKMAIVGTKGMMIYDDMEPEKKIKVFHKHVDFSKSEISYQYENGKEYFPELILKEALSVELSHFTDCVLNNKEPLSSGNKGLNVVKVLEESDLLLRRNQA
- a CDS encoding nucleotide sugar dehydrogenase; this encodes MKNVTVVGLGKIGLPLAAIFANCGHLHVYGADINQTVVDKVNQGISHVDNEPGLDELIAKAYESKTLEATVNTSEAVSKSEVVVVIVPVLTKENGATNYQYIDSAVEDIARGIKKGTLVSFETTLPAGDTRNRFGRTIEKISGLKMGVDFFLSYSPERVYSNRIIKDLSAYPKVVSGLNPKSLELAADFYQKGLNCDILPVSSLEAAEFTKVAECVYRDVNIALANELAMYASKLDIDIMEVIKAANSEPYSNIHLPGVGVGGHCIPVYPYFFINNGLDEGLTTLSRRINDDMAKYAVGMAEKNLGSLRNKRVLILGLSFRGNVKEPTKSSTLLLIDELKEKGAAVYVDDPLFEAGEISKYGVVPFSKQHAEEIELIILQAYHDEYKNMDFSAYKNCSLVLDGRNVLDKEAIIKQGIHYVGIGVK
- a CDS encoding glycosyltransferase; protein product: MEEKEKLKILVLIKSFNKSAPKHQPKFDTIKAIEKFADVRYWHKDGHINDILVALNFTPDFILHYDHAWNSPLAPRIKGLGRTKIPKGCIVIDIHYSPAERRKFFSRNKIDLIFSVTKSPFLKTFPQYKDQLRWFPFAINPEVFKDWQIEKNINFLLMGQVFDRERKSRNVTGTPQGKYPFREEVLVRMRKEEGFLFHHHPGHYAKNTSKNYLNEKYAKELNRAKMFFTCGSKFQYPVLKYFEAPACRTLLLAKPVPDLTELGFVDGENFVACNESNFYEKAMYYLENEKERTRITDTGYEFIHTYHTNDVRAQQFIKYVEEYLANLRG